Proteins co-encoded in one Zalophus californianus isolate mZalCal1 chromosome 9, mZalCal1.pri.v2, whole genome shotgun sequence genomic window:
- the LOC113921569 gene encoding keratin, type II cuticular Hb5 isoform X2 yields the protein MSCRSYRISSGCGVTRTFSSCSAVAPKTGNRCCISAAPYRGVSCYRGLTGFGSRSLSNLGSCGPRMAVGGFRAGSCGRSFGYRSGGVCGPSPPCITSVSVNESLLTPLNLEIDPNAQCVKHEEKEQIKCLNNRFAAFIDKVRFLEQQNKLLETKWQFYQNQRCCESNMEPLFNGYIETLRREAECVEADSGRLASELNHVQEVLEGYKKKYEEEVALRATAENEFVVLKKDVDCAYLRKSDLEANVEALVEESSFLKRLYDEELQVLHAHISDTSVIVKMDNSRDLNMDCVVAEIKAQYDDIASRSRAEAESWYRSKCEEMKATVIRHGETLRRTKEEINELNRMIQRLTAEIENAKCQRAKLEAAVAEAEQQGEAALTDARCKLAELEAALQKAKQDMACLLKEYQEVMNSKLGLDIEIATYRRLLEGEEHRLCEGVGSVNVCNSSRGGVACGGLTCSTTPGRQIASGPVATGGSITVMAPDSCGPCQPRSSSFSCGSSRSVRFA from the exons ATGTCCTGCCGCTCCTACAGGATCAGCTCAGGATGTGGGGTCACCAGGACCTTCAGCTCCTGCTCGGCTGTGGCCCCCAAAACTGGCAACCGCTGCTGCATCAGCGCCGCCCCCTACCGAGGGGTGTCCTGCTACCGGGGGCTGACCGGCTTCGGCAGCCGGAGCCTCTCCAACCTGGGCTCCTGCGGGCCTCGCATGGCCGTGGGCGGCTTCCGCGCCGGCTCCTGCGGCCGCAGCTTCGGCTACCGCTCCGGCGGCGTGTGCGGGCCCAGCCCGCCCTGCATCACCAGCGTGTCGGTCAACGAGAGCCTCCTCACGCCCCTCAACCTGGAGATCGACCCCAATGCGCAGTGCGTGAAGCACGAGGAGAAGGAGCAGATCAAGTGCCTGAACAACAGGTTCGCTGCCTTCATCGACAAG GTGCGCTTCCTGGAGCAGCAGAACAAGCTGCTGGAGACCAAGTGGCAGTTCTACCAGAACCAGCGCTGCTGTGAGAGCAACATGGAGCCCCTGTTCAATGGCTACATCGAGACGCTGAGGCGGGAGGCCGAGTGCGTGGAGGCCGACAGCGGGAGGCTGGCCTCGGAGCTCAACCACGTGCAGGAGGTGCTGGAGGGCTACAAGAAGAA GTATGAAGAGGAGGTAGCTCTGAGAGCCACGGCAGAGAACGAGTTCGTGGTTCTGAAGAAG GACGTAGACTGCGCCTACCTGCGGAAATCAGACCTGGAGGCCAATGTGGAGGCGCTGGTGGAGGAGTCTAGCTTCCTGAAGCGCCTCTATGATGAG GAGCTCCAGGTCCTCCACGCCCACATCTCAGACACCTCAGTCATCGTCAAGATGGACAACAGCCGGGACCTGAACATGGACTGTGTTGTGGCTGAGATCAAGGCTCAGTACGACGACATCGCCAGCCGCAGCCGGGCTGAGGCTGAGTCCTGGTACCGCAGCAAG TGTGAGGAGATGAAGGCCACGGTGATCCGGCACGGGGAGACCCTGCGCCGCACCAAGGAGGAGATCAATGAGCTCAACCGCATGATCCAGAGACTGACCGCTGAGATCGAGAATGCCAAGTGTCAG CGGGCCAAGCTGGAGGCCGCTGTGGCCGAGGCTGAGCAGCAGGGCGAGGCGGCCCTGACTGATGCCCGCTGCAAGCTGGCGGAGCTGGAGGCCGCCCTGCAGAAGGCCAAGCAGGACATGGCTTGCCTGCTGAAGGAGTACCAGGAGGTGATGAACTCCAAGCTGGGCCTGGACATCGAGATCGCCACCTACAGGCGGCTGCTGGAGGGCGAGGAGCACAG GCTGTGTGAAGGTGTGGGCTCCGTGAATGTCTGTAA CAGCTCCCGCGGCGGAGTCGCCTGTGGGGGCCTCACGTGCAGCACCACCCCAGGGCGCCAGATTGCCTCTGGCCCCGTGGCCACGGGAGGCAGCATCACAGTGATGGCCCCTGACTCCTGTGGCCCCTGCCAGCCCCGCTCGTCCAGCTTCAGCTGCGGGAGCAGCCGGTCCGTCCGCTTCGCCTAG
- the LOC113921569 gene encoding keratin, type II cuticular Hb5 isoform X1: MSCRSYRISSGCGVTRTFSSCSAVAPKTGNRCCISAAPYRGVSCYRGLTGFGSRSLSNLGSCGPRMAVGGFRAGSCGRSFGYRSGGVCGPSPPCITSVSVNESLLTPLNLEIDPNAQCVKHEEKEQIKCLNNRFAAFIDKVRFLEQQNKLLETKWQFYQNQRCCESNMEPLFNGYIETLRREAECVEADSGRLASELNHVQEVLEGYKKKYEEEVALRATAENEFVVLKKDVDCAYLRKSDLEANVEALVEESSFLKRLYDEELQVLHAHISDTSVIVKMDNSRDLNMDCVVAEIKAQYDDIASRSRAEAESWYRSKCEEMKATVIRHGETLRRTKEEINELNRMIQRLTAEIENAKCQRAKLEAAVAEAEQQGEAALTDARCKLAELEAALQKAKQDMACLLKEYQEVMNSKLGLDIEIATYRRLLEGEEHRLCEGVGSVNVCVSSSRGGVACGGLTCSTTPGRQIASGPVATGGSITVMAPDSCGPCQPRSSSFSCGSSRSVRFA; encoded by the exons ATGTCCTGCCGCTCCTACAGGATCAGCTCAGGATGTGGGGTCACCAGGACCTTCAGCTCCTGCTCGGCTGTGGCCCCCAAAACTGGCAACCGCTGCTGCATCAGCGCCGCCCCCTACCGAGGGGTGTCCTGCTACCGGGGGCTGACCGGCTTCGGCAGCCGGAGCCTCTCCAACCTGGGCTCCTGCGGGCCTCGCATGGCCGTGGGCGGCTTCCGCGCCGGCTCCTGCGGCCGCAGCTTCGGCTACCGCTCCGGCGGCGTGTGCGGGCCCAGCCCGCCCTGCATCACCAGCGTGTCGGTCAACGAGAGCCTCCTCACGCCCCTCAACCTGGAGATCGACCCCAATGCGCAGTGCGTGAAGCACGAGGAGAAGGAGCAGATCAAGTGCCTGAACAACAGGTTCGCTGCCTTCATCGACAAG GTGCGCTTCCTGGAGCAGCAGAACAAGCTGCTGGAGACCAAGTGGCAGTTCTACCAGAACCAGCGCTGCTGTGAGAGCAACATGGAGCCCCTGTTCAATGGCTACATCGAGACGCTGAGGCGGGAGGCCGAGTGCGTGGAGGCCGACAGCGGGAGGCTGGCCTCGGAGCTCAACCACGTGCAGGAGGTGCTGGAGGGCTACAAGAAGAA GTATGAAGAGGAGGTAGCTCTGAGAGCCACGGCAGAGAACGAGTTCGTGGTTCTGAAGAAG GACGTAGACTGCGCCTACCTGCGGAAATCAGACCTGGAGGCCAATGTGGAGGCGCTGGTGGAGGAGTCTAGCTTCCTGAAGCGCCTCTATGATGAG GAGCTCCAGGTCCTCCACGCCCACATCTCAGACACCTCAGTCATCGTCAAGATGGACAACAGCCGGGACCTGAACATGGACTGTGTTGTGGCTGAGATCAAGGCTCAGTACGACGACATCGCCAGCCGCAGCCGGGCTGAGGCTGAGTCCTGGTACCGCAGCAAG TGTGAGGAGATGAAGGCCACGGTGATCCGGCACGGGGAGACCCTGCGCCGCACCAAGGAGGAGATCAATGAGCTCAACCGCATGATCCAGAGACTGACCGCTGAGATCGAGAATGCCAAGTGTCAG CGGGCCAAGCTGGAGGCCGCTGTGGCCGAGGCTGAGCAGCAGGGCGAGGCGGCCCTGACTGATGCCCGCTGCAAGCTGGCGGAGCTGGAGGCCGCCCTGCAGAAGGCCAAGCAGGACATGGCTTGCCTGCTGAAGGAGTACCAGGAGGTGATGAACTCCAAGCTGGGCCTGGACATCGAGATCGCCACCTACAGGCGGCTGCTGGAGGGCGAGGAGCACAG GCTGTGTGAAGGTGTGGGCTCCGTGAATGTCT GTGTCAGCAGCTCCCGCGGCGGAGTCGCCTGTGGGGGCCTCACGTGCAGCACCACCCCAGGGCGCCAGATTGCCTCTGGCCCCGTGGCCACGGGAGGCAGCATCACAGTGATGGCCCCTGACTCCTGTGGCCCCTGCCAGCCCCGCTCGTCCAGCTTCAGCTGCGGGAGCAGCCGGTCCGTCCGCTTCGCCTAG
- the LOC113921569 gene encoding keratin, type II cuticular Hb5 isoform X3, translated as MVSKLPPLSCGPSLPPTQDVDCAYLRKSDLEANVEALVEESSFLKRLYDEELQVLHAHISDTSVIVKMDNSRDLNMDCVVAEIKAQYDDIASRSRAEAESWYRSKCEEMKATVIRHGETLRRTKEEINELNRMIQRLTAEIENAKCQRAKLEAAVAEAEQQGEAALTDARCKLAELEAALQKAKQDMACLLKEYQEVMNSKLGLDIEIATYRRLLEGEEHRLCEGVGSVNVCVSSSRGGVACGGLTCSTTPGRQIASGPVATGGSITVMAPDSCGPCQPRSSSFSCGSSRSVRFA; from the exons ATGGTGTCCAAGCTCCCACCCCTCAGCTGcggcccctctctccccccaacccag GACGTAGACTGCGCCTACCTGCGGAAATCAGACCTGGAGGCCAATGTGGAGGCGCTGGTGGAGGAGTCTAGCTTCCTGAAGCGCCTCTATGATGAG GAGCTCCAGGTCCTCCACGCCCACATCTCAGACACCTCAGTCATCGTCAAGATGGACAACAGCCGGGACCTGAACATGGACTGTGTTGTGGCTGAGATCAAGGCTCAGTACGACGACATCGCCAGCCGCAGCCGGGCTGAGGCTGAGTCCTGGTACCGCAGCAAG TGTGAGGAGATGAAGGCCACGGTGATCCGGCACGGGGAGACCCTGCGCCGCACCAAGGAGGAGATCAATGAGCTCAACCGCATGATCCAGAGACTGACCGCTGAGATCGAGAATGCCAAGTGTCAG CGGGCCAAGCTGGAGGCCGCTGTGGCCGAGGCTGAGCAGCAGGGCGAGGCGGCCCTGACTGATGCCCGCTGCAAGCTGGCGGAGCTGGAGGCCGCCCTGCAGAAGGCCAAGCAGGACATGGCTTGCCTGCTGAAGGAGTACCAGGAGGTGATGAACTCCAAGCTGGGCCTGGACATCGAGATCGCCACCTACAGGCGGCTGCTGGAGGGCGAGGAGCACAG GCTGTGTGAAGGTGTGGGCTCCGTGAATGTCT GTGTCAGCAGCTCCCGCGGCGGAGTCGCCTGTGGGGGCCTCACGTGCAGCACCACCCCAGGGCGCCAGATTGCCTCTGGCCCCGTGGCCACGGGAGGCAGCATCACAGTGATGGCCCCTGACTCCTGTGGCCCCTGCCAGCCCCGCTCGTCCAGCTTCAGCTGCGGGAGCAGCCGGTCCGTCCGCTTCGCCTAG